One region of Indicator indicator isolate 239-I01 chromosome 35, UM_Iind_1.1, whole genome shotgun sequence genomic DNA includes:
- the TNNI1 gene encoding troponin I, slow skeletal muscle, which produces MLAKAKEEWEQEIVDKQSEKERYLSERITPLHTSGLSLSQLQDLCRELHEKVEIVDEERYDIEAKCNHNTREIKDLKIKVLDLRGKFKRPPLRRVRVSADAMLRALLGSKHKVSMDLRANLKSVKKEDTEKERPVEVGDWRKNVEAMSGMEGRKKMFDAAKSPTGQ; this is translated from the exons ATGCTGGCAAAAGCAAAGGAGGAATGGGAACAGGAGATTGTGGACAAGCAGTCAGAGAAGGAAAGATACCTGTCTGAGAGGATCACCCCACTGCACACCAGTGGCCTTTCCCTGAGCCAGCTCCAG GACCTGTGCAGAGAGCTGCATGAGAAGGTTGAAATTGTGGATGAAGAGAGATATGACATAGAAGCAAAGTGCAACCACAACACTCGGGAG ATTAAAGACCTGAAAATCAAAGTGCTGGACCTGAGGGGCAAGTTCAAGAGGCCTCCCCTGCGCCGAGTCCGAGTCTCTGCCGACGCCATGCtgagagctctgctgggctccaAGCACAAAGTCTCCATGGACCTGAGAGCCAACCTCAAGTCTGTcaagaaggaggacacagagaag GAGCGCCCTGTGGAGGTGGGCGACTGGCGCAAGAACGTGGAGGCCATGTCGGGCATGGAGGGCAGGAAGAAGATGTTTGATGCTGCCAAATCCCCCACAGGCCAGTGA